A part of Denitratisoma oestradiolicum genomic DNA contains:
- a CDS encoding nuclear transport factor 2 family protein, translating into MTEQNLDLANLAARIDRLESLDQIRQLPAKYALSLDMRDLDAHVGLFAPDIRVSKDKTGRQHMRAWLDDTLRLQFTGTSHHIGGHIIEFKDPDHAFGVVYSKNEHETGPEWVIMQMLYWDDYERIDGRWYFRRRLPCYWYATDLNKPPIGDMKMRWPGREPYSGAWTELWPSWKDFWANRPEGLPEVAEPAPLDKFLETMRRGAPIPKIRVR; encoded by the coding sequence ATGACTGAGCAAAATCTCGACCTGGCCAACCTGGCCGCACGAATCGACCGCCTCGAGTCCCTTGATCAGATACGGCAACTGCCAGCGAAATACGCCTTGTCCCTGGATATGCGGGACCTGGATGCCCACGTGGGCCTGTTCGCACCCGACATTCGCGTCAGCAAGGACAAGACCGGACGCCAGCACATGAGGGCCTGGCTGGACGATACCCTGCGTCTGCAGTTCACCGGCACCTCCCACCACATCGGCGGCCACATCATCGAGTTCAAGGACCCGGACCATGCCTTTGGCGTCGTCTATTCCAAGAACGAGCACGAGACTGGCCCGGAGTGGGTGATCATGCAGATGCTCTACTGGGACGACTACGAGCGCATCGACGGCCGCTGGTATTTCCGCCGCCGCCTGCCCTGCTACTGGTACGCCACCGACCTCAACAAGCCGCCCATCGGTGACATGAAGATGCGCTGGCCAGGTCGTGAGCCCTACAGTGGCGCCTGGACCGAGTTGTGGCCCTCCTGGAAGGACTTCTGGGCCAACCGGCCCGAAGGCTTGCCTGAAGTCGCCGAGCCCGCTCCCCTGGACAAATTCCTGGAAACCATGCGCCGGGGTGCGCCGATTCCGAAGATACGGGTGCGCTAA
- a CDS encoding TetR/AcrR family transcriptional regulator produces the protein MPKIVDHDERRELIARAAAELIAEQGLAAATFREIAARTGFSKGVIEHYFDDKEHIVGKALDWVDERYLKHEQRLTRGKEGLDAVCARLTCTLPLSPAATLHWKVRLNYWGLAITRPDWQALLEQRSLATYKRFAHDLQEAVALGQVAPELDVTRAGQMLVHFAAGVSINAVLSPRIYNRRYLILASEQVLLGLEQWRDRPGQPFFDPGFIATGKHLHD, from the coding sequence ATGCCCAAAATAGTTGACCATGACGAACGCCGTGAATTGATTGCCCGCGCTGCGGCGGAACTGATCGCCGAGCAGGGCCTGGCGGCCGCTACCTTTCGGGAAATTGCCGCGCGCACTGGTTTCTCCAAAGGAGTCATCGAGCATTATTTCGATGACAAGGAGCACATCGTTGGTAAGGCACTGGACTGGGTGGATGAACGCTACCTGAAGCATGAGCAGCGTTTGACCCGGGGCAAGGAGGGGCTGGACGCCGTCTGTGCCCGCCTGACCTGCACCCTGCCTCTGAGTCCCGCTGCGACGCTGCACTGGAAGGTGCGGCTGAACTACTGGGGGCTGGCAATCACCCGCCCCGACTGGCAAGCCCTGCTGGAGCAGCGCTCCCTGGCGACCTACAAGCGATTTGCCCATGATCTCCAGGAAGCTGTCGCCCTGGGGCAGGTGGCGCCGGAACTGGACGTCACCCGGGCCGGCCAGATGCTGGTCCATTTCGCCGCCGGTGTCAGCATCAATGCCGTGTTGTCGCCGCGCATCTATAACCGCCGATATCTGATCCTGGCTTCAGAGCAGGTGCTCCTGGGGCTTGAACAGTGGCGTGACCGGCCTGGACAGCCCTTCTTCGATCCCGGATTCATCGCTACAGGAAAACATCTCCATGACTGA
- a CDS encoding LLM class flavin-dependent oxidoreductase, which translates to MAYIAIKYDCRAPAGVSPMSLGDVYDTALEQVAWMDTLGFPLTINFCEHHGSVDDYLPSPIALATAAARITRNVRLQVNVILPFHDPLRIAEDVAVLDRLSNGRAEVLLLGGYVPEEMAMFGVDPKQRGPLMEEGVTTLKQAWTGDVFQYRGRPCRIRPRPVQQPQPPIFMGGTSAPAARRAARLGDAFIGGLPELNDIYVAECQALGKTPRYQGRMPFSYLFASENPDLTWQGLAPYCLYETNTYARWQAGASLDAMFQEVTDADALRAMGIYQVATPEQVLEVAPTMAANDAFVLHPLMSGLEKDLSWEGLRVFFDRIAPRVKLNLI; encoded by the coding sequence ATGGCCTACATCGCAATCAAATATGACTGTCGTGCGCCGGCTGGCGTTTCCCCCATGTCTCTGGGAGATGTCTATGACACCGCCTTGGAGCAGGTGGCCTGGATGGACACCCTGGGTTTTCCCCTCACCATCAATTTCTGCGAGCACCATGGTTCGGTGGATGACTATCTCCCCAGCCCCATCGCGCTGGCGACGGCTGCGGCCCGGATAACCCGCAATGTCCGACTTCAGGTCAATGTAATCCTCCCCTTCCATGATCCCTTGCGTATTGCTGAAGACGTGGCGGTGCTGGACCGGTTGAGTAACGGTCGCGCCGAGGTGTTGTTGCTGGGCGGTTATGTCCCGGAAGAGATGGCCATGTTCGGGGTGGATCCGAAGCAGCGAGGCCCATTGATGGAGGAAGGCGTCACTACGCTCAAGCAGGCCTGGACTGGGGACGTGTTCCAGTATCGGGGCCGCCCCTGCCGCATCCGACCGCGCCCCGTACAACAGCCCCAGCCGCCGATCTTCATGGGAGGCACGAGCGCTCCCGCCGCCCGCCGGGCGGCACGCCTGGGGGATGCCTTCATCGGCGGGCTACCCGAACTCAATGACATCTACGTGGCCGAATGCCAAGCCCTGGGCAAGACTCCCCGCTACCAGGGGCGCATGCCCTTCTCCTATCTCTTTGCCAGCGAGAATCCGGACCTTACCTGGCAAGGGCTTGCGCCCTACTGCCTCTACGAGACCAACACCTATGCCCGCTGGCAGGCGGGCGCCTCCCTGGACGCCATGTTCCAGGAGGTCACCGATGCCGATGCTCTGCGCGCCATGGGGATCTACCAGGTGGCCACTCCCGAACAGGTGTTGGAAGTGGCGCCGACGATGGCAGCGAATGATGCCTTCGTCCTGCATCCCCTGATGTCAGGACTGGAAAAGGACCTGAGCTGGGAGGGGCTTCGAGTATTCTTTGATCGGATTGCCCCCCGGGTGAAACTCAATCTGATCTGA
- a CDS encoding Hsp20/alpha crystallin family protein — protein sequence MANVTRYDPLDDFFRGFLVRPVEIGQGDMPSVKIDVKEQEKAYVVHAELPGINKEDIHVNIDGSMVSISAERKQEKEVKEGERVLRTERYFGKVSRSFQLGQEIDDNKARAKFNDGVLELTLPKKATTQARRLAID from the coding sequence ATGGCAAATGTAACCCGTTACGACCCGCTAGATGACTTCTTCCGCGGCTTCCTGGTGCGTCCGGTAGAAATAGGCCAGGGCGACATGCCCTCGGTCAAGATTGATGTCAAGGAACAAGAAAAGGCCTACGTGGTCCATGCCGAACTGCCCGGCATCAACAAGGAAGACATCCACGTCAATATCGACGGCTCGATGGTGTCCATCTCGGCGGAACGCAAGCAGGAAAAGGAAGTCAAGGAAGGCGAGCGAGTACTGCGTACCGAGCGCTATTTCGGCAAGGTGTCCCGCAGCTTCCAGTTGGGCCAGGAAATCGACGACAACAAGGCCCGCGCCAAATTCAATGATGGCGTGCTGGAGCTGACCCTGCCCAAGAAGGCCACCACCCAGGCCAGACGGCTGGCAATCGACTGA
- a CDS encoding helix-turn-helix domain-containing protein, with protein sequence MQGMRASGAKEILARNIKLLRGQRGWSQEVLAFEAGLHRTFVAHVERGARNISLTNIERIALALEVSVSRLFEE encoded by the coding sequence ATGCAGGGAATGAGGGCTTCAGGTGCAAAGGAGATTCTTGCCCGCAATATCAAGTTACTGAGGGGGCAGCGGGGGTGGTCTCAGGAGGTATTGGCTTTTGAGGCGGGCCTGCACAGAACATTCGTGGCCCATGTGGAACGGGGTGCCCGCAATATTTCGCTGACCAATATCGAGCGGATTGCCTTGGCCTTGGAGGTTTCCGTCAGCCGCTTGTTCGAAGAGTAA
- a CDS encoding GGDEF domain-containing protein, translated as MNTLGTACNTEKLKAVIDVLNNSPNGVMVTDASGTILYVNPTFTTVTGYTHDEIIGRTPNVLHSGLQESGFYESMWRVLNEQGAWQGEISNRRKNGEIVVELLSINAIRDESGQRTHYVGTFSDITHLKQYQHQLEYMAHFDALTQLPNRILLTDRIRQAIAWVQRQGTLIAICYLDLDSFKPINDTCGHHIGDLVLKEIAGRLQIAIREGDTVARVGGDEFVLLLNDLDSILEVHLILSRLLAHIAQPLDCLSGHCVSASIGVTLFPIDDSDPETLMHHADQAMYRAKGSEPTSYHIYDPSQDHKLQNFRQRLNLWNPNDC; from the coding sequence ATGAACACCTTGGGGACAGCCTGTAACACCGAGAAGCTGAAAGCAGTGATTGATGTACTTAATAATTCCCCTAATGGCGTAATGGTAACTGATGCAAGTGGCACTATTCTCTATGTCAATCCCACATTCACCACGGTCACCGGCTATACGCACGACGAGATCATCGGACGTACACCCAATGTGCTTCATTCCGGCTTGCAAGAGTCCGGTTTTTATGAGTCCATGTGGCGCGTCCTGAACGAGCAGGGCGCATGGCAGGGAGAGATTTCCAACCGTCGCAAGAATGGGGAAATCGTCGTGGAGCTTCTGTCGATCAATGCCATTCGCGACGAATCCGGCCAGCGAACCCATTACGTCGGCACCTTCTCAGATATCACCCACCTCAAGCAGTATCAGCACCAACTAGAGTACATGGCGCACTTCGATGCGCTTACCCAATTACCCAACCGAATATTGCTGACTGACCGCATACGCCAGGCAATTGCCTGGGTACAACGGCAGGGGACCTTGATTGCCATTTGCTATCTCGACCTGGATTCCTTCAAACCCATCAATGACACCTGCGGACATCACATTGGAGACTTGGTTCTGAAGGAAATTGCCGGCCGGCTCCAGATCGCCATACGAGAAGGAGATACTGTCGCCCGCGTGGGCGGAGATGAATTTGTTCTGTTGTTGAATGATCTGGATTCCATTCTTGAGGTACATCTGATCCTCAGCCGCTTGTTGGCGCATATTGCCCAGCCGCTGGATTGCCTGTCAGGACATTGCGTTTCGGCCAGCATAGGCGTAACGCTCTTTCCCATCGACGACAGCGACCCGGAAACCCTGATGCACCATGCGGATCAGGCCATGTACCGGGCAAAGGGATCTGAACCCACCTCCTATCATATCTACGACCCCAGCCAGGACCACAAGCTCCAAAACTTCCGGCAAAGGCTGAACCTCTGGAATCCCAACGACTGCTAG
- the argB gene encoding acetylglutamate kinase → MSEKSSPHLKAGILAEALPYIKRFHGRTIVVKYGGNAMTDEHLKQCFARDVVLLKLVGMNVVVVHGGGPQIENLLARVGKKGEFIQGMRVTDAETMEVVEMVLGGQVNKEVVNLINQAGGKAVGLTGKDGNFIRAKKLLMAHKDNPEDLIDIGQVGDIVSIDPSLIALLDTGAFIPVIAPIGVGQEGETYNINADVVAGKIAEVLKAEKLVLLTNTPGVLDKDGKLLTGITPRDIDDMVADGTLSGGMLPKIGSALDAARSGVKSVHIIDGRVEHALLLEILTDEGVGTLIKSK, encoded by the coding sequence ATGAGCGAAAAATCCTCCCCCCACCTCAAGGCCGGCATCCTGGCCGAGGCCCTGCCCTACATCAAGCGTTTCCATGGCAGGACCATCGTCGTCAAGTACGGCGGCAACGCCATGACCGACGAACACCTGAAACAGTGTTTTGCCCGGGACGTAGTGCTATTGAAGCTGGTGGGTATGAACGTGGTGGTGGTCCATGGCGGTGGTCCCCAGATCGAGAATCTGCTGGCCCGGGTGGGCAAGAAGGGGGAGTTCATCCAGGGCATGCGTGTCACCGATGCCGAAACCATGGAAGTGGTGGAAATGGTACTGGGCGGCCAGGTGAACAAGGAAGTGGTGAACCTGATCAATCAGGCCGGTGGCAAGGCGGTGGGCCTGACCGGCAAGGACGGCAACTTCATCCGGGCCAAGAAGCTGCTGATGGCCCACAAGGACAATCCGGAGGACCTGATCGACATCGGCCAGGTGGGGGACATCGTCTCCATTGACCCCTCCCTGATTGCCCTGCTGGACACCGGCGCTTTCATCCCGGTGATCGCTCCCATCGGCGTCGGTCAGGAAGGGGAGACCTACAATATCAACGCCGACGTGGTGGCGGGCAAGATCGCCGAGGTGCTGAAGGCTGAAAAGCTGGTGCTGCTCACCAACACGCCCGGGGTGCTGGACAAGGACGGCAAGCTGCTGACCGGCATCACCCCCCGGGACATCGACGACATGGTGGCCGACGGCACCCTTTCCGGCGGCATGCTGCCCAAGATCGGCTCCGCCCTGGACGCCGCCCGCAGCGGGGTGAAGAGTGTCCATATCATCGATGGCCGGGTCGAGCATGCCCTGCTGCTGGAGATCCTGACCGACGAGGGCGTCGGCACCTTGATCAAGTCCAAGTGA
- a CDS encoding pyrimidine 5'-nucleotidase: MLGGGRVWLFDLDNTLHDATPHIFPHINRAMTEYLARTLNLPEAEASRVRVDYWQRYGATLTGMMRHHGTDPNHFLWHTHQFPDLKSMVVFRRALGATLKKLPGRKVVFSNAPAHYAEAVLEIMGVRRHFDALWSIEQLRFCPKPLRQGFQRLLHREGLRPAQCIMVEDSAENLRTAKRLGMKTVLISRRLRTPAYVDQRLDSVLHLPRLFGRL; this comes from the coding sequence ATGCTGGGGGGCGGGCGCGTCTGGTTGTTCGATCTGGACAACACCCTCCACGACGCCACGCCCCACATCTTTCCCCACATCAACCGGGCCATGACCGAGTATCTTGCTCGGACCCTGAATCTGCCGGAAGCCGAAGCCAGTCGGGTGCGGGTGGACTACTGGCAGCGCTACGGCGCCACCCTGACCGGCATGATGCGTCACCATGGTACCGACCCGAACCACTTCCTCTGGCACACTCACCAGTTCCCCGACCTGAAGTCCATGGTGGTGTTCCGGCGGGCGCTGGGCGCCACGCTGAAAAAGCTGCCGGGCCGCAAGGTGGTGTTTTCCAACGCCCCCGCCCACTATGCGGAAGCGGTGCTGGAAATCATGGGCGTACGCCGGCACTTCGACGCCCTCTGGTCCATCGAGCAATTACGCTTCTGCCCCAAGCCGTTGCGCCAGGGTTTTCAGCGTCTGCTGCACCGGGAAGGGTTGCGCCCTGCCCAGTGCATCATGGTGGAGGACAGTGCCGAGAACCTGCGCACCGCCAAGCGTCTGGGCATGAAAACGGTCCTGATCTCCCGACGGCTGCGCACCCCGGCCTACGTGGACCAGCGCCTGGACTCCGTGCTGCATCTGCCCCGGCTTTTCGGGCGACTCTGA
- the hemB gene encoding porphobilinogen synthase: MNLKDQFPSARMRRMRRDDFSRRLMRESLLSADDLIYPVFVLEGLGRTEQVTSMPGVERVSLDRLLPVAERALSLGVPALALFPVIGADKKSESAEEAWNPEGLVPTVVARLKREFPELGVITDVALDPYTSHGQDGLIDPADPRGYVMNDETLEALAKQALCHARAGADVVAPSDMMDGRIGRVRSILDGEKLIHTRILAYSAKYASSFYGPFRDAVGSAGNLGKGNKYTYQMDPANSDEALREVALDLEEGADMVMVKPGMPYLDIVRRVKDEFGVPTYAYQVSGEYAMMQAAFANGWLDRDACTLEALLAFKRAGADGILTYFALEAAELLRKA, encoded by the coding sequence ATGAACTTGAAAGATCAATTTCCCTCAGCCCGGATGCGGCGCATGCGCCGGGACGATTTTTCCCGGCGCCTGATGCGGGAGTCGCTACTTTCCGCCGACGACCTGATCTATCCGGTCTTTGTGCTGGAAGGCCTGGGGCGTACCGAGCAGGTGACTTCCATGCCGGGCGTGGAACGGGTTTCCCTGGACCGCCTGTTGCCCGTGGCGGAGCGTGCCCTCTCCCTGGGTGTGCCGGCCCTGGCCCTGTTTCCCGTGATCGGTGCCGACAAGAAGTCGGAGTCCGCCGAGGAGGCCTGGAATCCAGAGGGTTTGGTGCCCACTGTGGTGGCAAGGTTGAAGCGGGAGTTCCCGGAACTTGGTGTGATCACCGATGTGGCCCTGGACCCCTACACCAGTCACGGTCAGGACGGCCTGATCGATCCGGCCGATCCCCGCGGCTACGTGATGAACGACGAGACCCTGGAAGCTCTGGCCAAGCAGGCCCTTTGCCACGCCAGGGCCGGCGCCGACGTGGTGGCGCCTTCCGATATGATGGACGGCCGCATCGGGCGCGTACGCTCCATCCTGGACGGAGAGAAACTGATCCATACCCGCATCCTGGCCTATTCCGCCAAATACGCTTCCAGCTTCTACGGGCCCTTTCGGGATGCTGTTGGTTCTGCCGGCAATCTGGGCAAGGGCAACAAATACACCTACCAGATGGATCCAGCCAACAGCGACGAGGCCCTGCGGGAAGTGGCCCTGGACCTGGAGGAGGGCGCCGACATGGTGATGGTGAAGCCCGGCATGCCCTATCTGGACATCGTGCGCCGGGTGAAGGACGAGTTCGGTGTGCCGACTTATGCCTATCAGGTCAGCGGCGAGTACGCCATGATGCAGGCAGCCTTCGCCAATGGCTGGCTGGATCGGGACGCCTGCACCCTGGAGGCCTTGCTGGCCTTCAAGCGGGCCGGCGCGGACGGCATCCTGACCTACTTCGCCCTGGAAGCGGCGGAACTGCTGCGGAAGGCATAA
- the yihA gene encoding ribosome biogenesis GTP-binding protein YihA/YsxC, which produces MNLFRHAAFEISVASPDGLPFSPAPEVAFAGRSNAGKSSAINTLAGHTRLAYVSKTPGRTQLINLFRLKNGAALVDLPGYGYAEVPAAVRRQWQGLLEHYLTRRENLVGLVLIMDARRPFTDLDRKMVAWFGTTGKPIHCLLTKADKLTNQEQIKVLRDAKAEAASLVGNITLQLFSSLKKKGIEEVEKIVGGWLNPEIRGEAS; this is translated from the coding sequence ATGAATCTATTCCGTCACGCGGCCTTTGAAATATCCGTTGCCAGTCCGGATGGACTCCCCTTTTCCCCTGCGCCTGAAGTGGCTTTTGCCGGACGCTCCAATGCGGGCAAGTCGTCGGCCATCAATACCCTGGCGGGCCACACCCGGCTGGCTTACGTTTCCAAGACCCCGGGACGAACCCAGTTGATCAACCTGTTCCGTCTCAAGAACGGGGCTGCCCTGGTGGATCTTCCGGGCTACGGCTATGCGGAAGTGCCTGCAGCGGTGCGCCGCCAGTGGCAGGGACTGCTGGAGCACTACCTGACCCGGCGGGAGAACCTGGTGGGCCTGGTGCTGATCATGGATGCCCGGCGCCCCTTCACCGATCTGGACCGGAAGATGGTGGCCTGGTTTGGCACCACCGGCAAGCCTATCCACTGTCTGCTGACCAAGGCCGACAAGCTGACGAATCAAGAACAGATCAAGGTATTGCGGGATGCCAAGGCTGAAGCGGCGTCCCTGGTCGGCAACATCACCCTGCAACTGTTTTCCAGCCTGAAGAAAAAGGGTATCGAAGAAGTGGAAAAGATCGTGGGCGGCTGGTTGAATCCGGAGATCAGGGGTGAGGCCTCCTGA
- a CDS encoding c-type cytochrome, with product MKRHLLSLLFLLAATATQAADHAAPKADAAKGQQTAAGVCAACHNPDGNSMIPVNPKLAGQHADYLVKQLREFKNGTRANPVMLGMSAMLSEDDARNVAAWFASQTQKGGETKNRETLELGQKLYRGGDQAKGLPACAGCHGPSGAGIPAQYPRLGGQHAEYIEAQLKSFRTAGADPKDTSGRANDPNKMMRMVAVKMTDPEIKAVADYIAGLH from the coding sequence ATGAAGCGTCACCTGCTGTCCTTGCTCTTCCTGCTCGCCGCCACCGCGACGCAGGCCGCCGACCATGCTGCCCCCAAGGCCGATGCCGCCAAGGGCCAACAGACCGCTGCCGGCGTCTGCGCTGCCTGCCACAATCCGGACGGCAACAGCATGATTCCGGTCAACCCCAAGCTGGCCGGCCAGCATGCCGACTATCTGGTCAAGCAGCTGCGCGAATTCAAGAACGGCACCCGTGCCAATCCGGTGATGCTGGGCATGTCGGCCATGCTGTCCGAGGATGATGCGCGCAACGTTGCTGCCTGGTTCGCATCCCAGACTCAGAAAGGCGGGGAAACCAAGAACCGGGAAACCCTGGAACTGGGGCAGAAGCTCTACCGGGGCGGTGACCAGGCCAAGGGTCTGCCCGCCTGCGCCGGTTGCCATGGCCCCTCGGGCGCTGGCATCCCGGCCCAATACCCTCGCCTGGGCGGCCAGCATGCCGAATACATCGAGGCCCAGTTGAAGTCCTTCCGCACCGCCGGTGCCGACCCCAAGGACACCAGCGGCCGTGCCAACGACCCCAACAAGATGATGCGCATGGTGGCGGTCAAGATGACCGACCCCGAGATCAAGGCCGTCGCCGACTATATCGCCGGCTTGCACTGA
- a CDS encoding meso-2,3-butanediol dehydrogenase, which produces MPSSSPTAYLTGRVALVTGGTSGIGAATVRELIGHGARVMIAGIEDEAGAAMVTELCATHGADTARYVHADVSVLAEVETMVAAVEQAYGRLDILVNNAGVGNYGETPDLAPEQWERVLGINLNSIFYGCKFAIPLMRRQGGGAIVNIASISGMAADYGFTAYAASKGAAINYTRALALDHARDHIRVNAVCPGLIETPLTAATLAAPAVRETWSANVPLNRPGRPEEIAKLVRFLASDDASYMTGAIIPVDGGLTAWTGQPNMPKVLGLV; this is translated from the coding sequence ATGCCCTCATCATCCCCAACAGCCTACTTAACCGGCCGTGTCGCTCTAGTTACCGGCGGAACATCAGGTATCGGTGCCGCCACGGTACGTGAACTCATTGGCCATGGCGCCCGGGTGATGATCGCCGGCATCGAAGATGAAGCCGGCGCGGCGATGGTCACGGAACTGTGCGCCACCCATGGCGCCGATACCGCCCGCTATGTCCATGCCGACGTTTCGGTGCTGGCCGAGGTTGAAACCATGGTGGCGGCTGTCGAACAGGCCTATGGCCGCCTCGATATCCTGGTGAACAACGCCGGCGTCGGCAATTACGGCGAGACACCGGACCTGGCGCCGGAACAATGGGAGCGGGTGCTGGGCATCAACCTGAATTCCATTTTCTACGGCTGCAAGTTCGCCATCCCCCTGATGCGGCGCCAAGGTGGCGGCGCCATCGTTAATATCGCCTCCATTTCCGGCATGGCGGCCGATTACGGCTTCACCGCCTACGCCGCTTCCAAGGGCGCTGCCATCAACTACACCCGGGCTCTGGCCCTGGACCATGCCCGGGACCACATCCGAGTCAATGCCGTATGCCCCGGCCTGATCGAAACGCCGCTGACGGCGGCCACGCTCGCGGCCCCGGCCGTCCGGGAAACCTGGTCAGCCAATGTGCCCCTGAACCGTCCCGGCAGGCCCGAGGAAATCGCCAAACTGGTGCGCTTCCTGGCCTCCGACGACGCCAGCTACATGACGGGGGCCATCATCCCAGTGGATGGCGGCCTGACGGCCTGGACCGGCCAGCCCAACATGCCCAAGGTGCTGGGTCTGGTTTGA
- a CDS encoding medium chain dehydrogenase/reductase family protein yields the protein MTWQKILIDQFGGPEVLRIVTLDSLPEPGPGQVRIRVRTAGTGTTDTLVRRGDYPGVKGKLPLTPGYDWVGVVDALGPGVTAFRVGDTVADLSVTGAYTQYLCVEADRLVAAPPGLDPAAAVCMLLPYTTAYQMLTRLGSLRPGAICLVHAGGGAVGTALLDLGRHLGLRMIATGSASKRGLIESFGARAIDYRREDFIARTLEMAPSGVDAVFDTLGGRSWARSRRCLGPGGMLVGYGALELAQGRESLASLMWGFARLLALWKLLPDGRHYHFYNIANRRQACPEEFRQDVATLFSLLAQGRLQPIIADTLPLASAAEAHRRIEAATVLGRIVLDCDQPLT from the coding sequence ATGACATGGCAAAAGATCCTGATTGACCAATTCGGCGGACCGGAGGTGCTTCGGATCGTGACACTGGATTCGCTGCCCGAACCCGGGCCTGGCCAGGTCCGCATCCGGGTCAGGACGGCGGGCACCGGCACCACCGACACCCTGGTACGACGGGGAGACTATCCCGGCGTCAAGGGCAAGCTCCCCCTGACCCCTGGCTATGACTGGGTCGGCGTGGTGGACGCCCTGGGGCCAGGCGTGACGGCGTTCCGGGTCGGAGATACGGTGGCCGATCTTTCGGTGACCGGGGCCTATACCCAGTACCTGTGCGTCGAGGCCGACCGCCTGGTCGCCGCCCCCCCCGGACTGGATCCGGCAGCGGCCGTGTGCATGCTGCTGCCCTACACCACCGCTTATCAGATGTTGACCCGCCTGGGTTCCTTGCGGCCCGGGGCCATCTGCCTGGTCCATGCCGGCGGCGGCGCAGTCGGGACCGCCCTCTTGGACCTGGGCCGTCACCTGGGGCTGCGCATGATTGCCACCGGCTCCGCCTCGAAGCGAGGGCTGATCGAAAGTTTTGGCGCCCGGGCCATCGATTACCGGCGTGAAGATTTCATCGCCCGGACCCTGGAAATGGCGCCATCGGGCGTCGATGCCGTGTTCGATACCCTGGGGGGACGGAGCTGGGCAAGGTCCCGCCGCTGCCTGGGCCCTGGCGGCATGCTGGTGGGTTACGGGGCACTGGAACTGGCCCAGGGACGGGAATCCCTGGCCAGCCTGATGTGGGGATTCGCCCGACTGCTGGCCCTCTGGAAGCTGTTGCCGGACGGCCGCCATTACCACTTCTACAACATCGCCAATCGCCGGCAAGCCTGCCCGGAGGAATTCCGCCAGGACGTGGCGACGCTGTTCTCCCTGCTTGCCCAGGGCCGACTCCAGCCGATCATCGCCGACACCCTGCCCCTCGCGTCGGCCGCCGAAGCCCACCGGCGTATCGAGGCCGCTACGGTCCTCGGCCGTATCGTGCTGGACTGCGACCAGCCTTTGACTTAA